The window TCGGCACATGCAGCATTCGCCCGTCACGCCGTCCGCCACTCCCATCGCGCCGCCCTCTCCCACCCATCGCCATGCGCTGCTTTTCTGGACCCTGGGGGCATTGGCCTGTGTCGTGGCCTGGGATGCTGCAGGGCAAGACCTCGCGTTTGCCCAGGTGTTTGGCTCATCCAACGGGTTTCCGATGCGAGACCAGTGGTTTTTTGTGCAGGTGTTGCACGAAGGAGCCCGCCGCCTGGGATGGCTGCTGGTGCTGCTGCTGGCGCTGAGCGTGTGGTGGCCCCGAGGCTTTCTGCGCAAGCTGGACGCCAGCGAGCGCCTGCAGATGGCCGTGAGCGCCCTGCTCTCGCTGGCCGTGGTCAGCATCACCAAAAACCTCAGCGCCACCAGTTGCCCCTGGGACCTGGCGCAGTTCGGCGGTGTGGCGCGCCATGTGTCGCACTGGGCGCTGGGCGTGCTCGATGGCGGCAGCGGCCGCTGCTTTCCGGCAGGCCATGCCTCTGCCGGGTTCGCGTTTTTAGGAGGCTACTTTGCACTGCGCCACAAGGCGCCCTCAGCCGCGCGCTGGTGGCTGGCGGGCTCGCTGCTGGCCGGGTTTGTATTGGGTGCGGCACAGCAGGTGCGAGGCGCGCACTTCATGAGCCATACGCTGTGGACCGCTTGGCTGTGCTGGGCCACGGGCTGGCTCTGCGATCTGGCGGCCACGGCGTTGCGCCCCCGCTTTCCGAATTTCGCGAGCACCACCCCGCCACCGGACGGCTCCCATGCTTGAACTCGATCTGGTCTTGTTTCAGGCCCTCAATGCAGACGCCGCCACCTTGCCTGCCGTGGTGACGGTGGCACGGTGGGTGTCTCAGCAACTGCCCACCGCCATGGGCGGCCTGCTGCTTGGCAGCCTGGTGCTGGGCAATGCAGAGCAGCGGCGCTCGCTCGCGCTGGCGCTGGCATCCATGGCCCTGGCATGGATCGGCGTACAGCTGTTGCGGCTGGCTTTTCCCATGCCCCGGCCTGCGCAGCTGGGCCTGGGCATCCAGTGGATTGAACACGCTGCGCGTGCGGGTTTTCCCAGCATGCATGTGGCCGGGGCGGCCGCGCTGGCGGCAAGTCTGCTCCTGCGGCCGATTACGGGACTGACCTGGCTGACCTGGCTGGCCGCCGTCGTGACGGCGGCCATGCTGTGGAGCCGCGTCTGCCTGGGCGTGCACTTCCCGTCCGACGTGCTGGCCGGCCTGCTCACCGGTGGACTGGCGGCTGCGGCCATCCACGCACTGGCGGCGCGGGCGCCGCGCCTGCAAGCCCTGCTGCACAAATCGCCACAAGGCAACGCACACTGACCGCCGTCCGGCGCTCCCTGACCCCTCTCCGAGGCGCTGCCCCGGAATAGGGAGGGGGCCACCGACCTCGCTGGTCAGCTGGCGACGCAGATTTTCAGCATGTTCGTGCCGCCCGGCGCACCCATGGGCTCGCCGCAAGTGATGGCGTATACATCGCCCTTTTGCACGATGTTGCGGCTCTTGAGGTGGCGCTCGGCCTGGTCCAGCGCAGTGTCGCGGTCGGCACTGGTGTCCATGAGCAAGGGACGCACGTTGCGGTACATGGCCATCTTGCGTTGTGTGGCCACCTTGGGGGTGAGCGCGTAGATGGGGATGCGGATGCTGTGGCGGCTCATCCACAGCGCCGTGGCCCCGCTGTCGGTCATGGCCACGATGGCCTTGGCGCCCAGGTGGTGGGCCGTGAACAGCGCGCCCATGGCGATGGACTGGTCGATGCGGCCAAAGGTCTGGCCGGTGAAGTCGGCATCCAGCTGGTGGTCTTCAGCCGCTTCGGCAGCCGCACAGATGGTGGCCATCTCT of the Acidovorax sp. 107 genome contains:
- a CDS encoding phosphatase PAP2 family protein — protein: MQHSPVTPSATPIAPPSPTHRHALLFWTLGALACVVAWDAAGQDLAFAQVFGSSNGFPMRDQWFFVQVLHEGARRLGWLLVLLLALSVWWPRGFLRKLDASERLQMAVSALLSLAVVSITKNLSATSCPWDLAQFGGVARHVSHWALGVLDGGSGRCFPAGHASAGFAFLGGYFALRHKAPSAARWWLAGSLLAGFVLGAAQQVRGAHFMSHTLWTAWLCWATGWLCDLAATALRPRFPNFASTTPPPDGSHA
- a CDS encoding phosphatase PAP2 family protein; the protein is MLELDLVLFQALNADAATLPAVVTVARWVSQQLPTAMGGLLLGSLVLGNAEQRRSLALALASMALAWIGVQLLRLAFPMPRPAQLGLGIQWIEHAARAGFPSMHVAGAAALAASLLLRPITGLTWLTWLAAVVTAAMLWSRVCLGVHFPSDVLAGLLTGGLAAAAIHALAARAPRLQALLHKSPQGNAH